Proteins encoded in a region of the Candidatus Nitrosomarinus catalina genome:
- a CDS encoding tetratricopeptide repeat protein: protein MSTSHSTKDSLLNQANDTSTISDKIDCYKKIIALDPHDPRAFHSLGDVYSSFDEVKSKMYWEMAVQRYSEKIESFNDSASEYLKRSDNSELPKIESKDVFREVGQYFYNLGEIHYNLHKYSQATDAYKKALKMDSTQVDCLYDLAMSLFHEKKFEESKKYLLEFLAKQSNYAGHYHLGLIFAGEGCIKEALGEFWNCIELAQDDSVSDYYRGMSYHHLGNMKLSEKYLKLSIAKDPEDLETIHTLINLYESNGEGQKAYEYYEQIRSKKETLRSMRDTM, encoded by the coding sequence ATGAGTACTTCACACTCCACCAAGGACTCTTTGCTGAACCAGGCAAACGACACATCTACAATCAGCGATAAAATTGACTGCTACAAAAAGATCATAGCACTTGATCCACATGATCCGCGCGCATTTCACAGTCTGGGGGATGTCTATTCCTCATTTGATGAAGTCAAGTCAAAAATGTACTGGGAAATGGCTGTACAGAGGTATTCAGAAAAAATTGAATCATTCAATGACTCTGCAAGTGAGTATCTGAAACGTTCTGATAATTCAGAGCTGCCAAAAATCGAATCCAAGGACGTGTTTCGTGAAGTTGGACAATACTTTTACAATTTGGGGGAGATACATTACAACCTGCACAAATACTCGCAGGCAACAGATGCATACAAAAAAGCATTGAAGATGGACTCGACACAGGTTGACTGCTTGTATGATCTTGCAATGTCACTGTTTCATGAAAAAAAATTCGAAGAGTCAAAAAAATATCTGCTTGAATTTTTGGCAAAACAAAGCAATTATGCAGGCCACTATCATCTGGGATTGATTTTTGCCGGTGAGGGCTGTATAAAGGAGGCGCTGGGGGAGTTTTGGAACTGCATCGAGCTAGCGCAAGACGATTCAGTTTCAGACTACTACAGAGGAATGTCTTACCACCATTTGGGAAACATGAAACTGTCTGAAAAGTATCTAAAGCTGTCAATTGCAAAAGATCCTGAAGACCTTGAAACAATACACACCCTAATCAATCTCTACGAGTCAAACGGGGAAGGCCAAAAGGCATACGAGTATTACGAACAGATAAGATCCAAAAAAGAAACTTTGAGGTCGATGAGGGATACAATGTGA
- a CDS encoding MBL fold metallo-hydrolase — MTEITFHGGVNDIGGNKFLVEDKGTKILMDFGMSFGDEGKFFSQFMNARTSNSLADLFELGILPNIPGMYRTDYTKHMDLGGEEETEIDAVLLTHAHVDHCKYISYLRPDIPIYCSEASKLIMQNYDDTGTDQYLSVKERFQTYTNKKGEISRATSKTNPPIPREIRVFDEGKEFSIDSIDVVPMPVDHSVPGVDAFILHTSSGSIANTGDLRFHGRRADDTERFVEKCGESSLDLILCEGTRVESESSMTEFDVESISSKIIDETKELVICGYPVRDLDRLMSFYLAAKNSGRYLAIDLKQAYLLKLFSSSVHCSKLYPAPDDKNIKIFIPRGTWSLIDKDLGKFSQDQLYKDYATWQREFLDYPNVVDYRDIAKNQKEFVFYCSDFNLQNLIDVKPNPGSSYIRSLTEPFDLEMELKAEQIKNWFERFGVISRERDWNQVHVSGHGDGTQIKHVIDGANAKKLIPIHTQHDEYHKKWHPNVHTVKQHDSVRV, encoded by the coding sequence TTGACTGAAATTACATTTCACGGGGGAGTAAACGACATTGGGGGAAACAAGTTCCTCGTAGAAGACAAGGGGACCAAAATTCTGATGGACTTTGGAATGAGTTTTGGCGACGAGGGAAAGTTTTTCTCGCAGTTCATGAATGCGCGCACGTCAAACAGCCTGGCTGACTTGTTTGAGCTGGGAATTTTGCCAAACATTCCAGGAATGTATCGAACTGACTACACAAAGCACATGGACTTGGGAGGTGAAGAGGAAACAGAAATTGACGCGGTACTGCTGACACATGCACATGTGGATCACTGCAAGTACATATCATATCTCAGACCTGACATTCCAATTTACTGCTCAGAGGCATCAAAGCTGATAATGCAAAATTATGACGACACTGGAACTGATCAGTACCTTTCAGTAAAGGAGAGATTTCAAACATATACAAACAAGAAAGGTGAAATCAGCAGAGCAACATCAAAGACAAACCCACCGATTCCAAGGGAGATTAGAGTTTTTGACGAAGGAAAGGAATTCTCAATTGACTCGATAGATGTCGTGCCAATGCCAGTGGACCATTCCGTTCCGGGAGTTGACGCGTTTATCCTGCATACGTCATCAGGTTCAATTGCAAACACAGGCGATTTGCGGTTTCACGGAAGACGTGCAGACGACACGGAAAGATTTGTAGAAAAGTGTGGAGAGTCATCACTTGACTTGATTTTGTGTGAAGGTACACGTGTCGAATCAGAATCATCAATGACAGAGTTTGACGTGGAAAGTATTTCCAGCAAAATAATTGACGAAACCAAGGAGCTTGTCATCTGCGGCTATCCTGTCAGGGATTTGGACAGACTGATGTCGTTTTATCTTGCTGCAAAAAATTCCGGACGATACTTGGCAATTGACCTAAAGCAAGCTTACCTGTTGAAGCTGTTTTCTAGCTCTGTACATTGTAGCAAACTGTATCCGGCACCAGATGACAAAAATATCAAAATTTTCATTCCGCGCGGAACATGGAGTCTAATAGACAAGGATTTGGGCAAGTTTTCTCAGGATCAACTTTACAAAGACTATGCAACATGGCAAAGGGAATTTCTGGACTATCCAAATGTCGTTGACTATCGCGACATTGCAAAAAATCAAAAGGAATTTGTGTTTTATTGCAGCGACTTTAACTTGCAAAACCTGATTGACGTAAAACCCAATCCTGGTTCTTCCTACATTCGCTCTCTAACTGAGCCGTTTGACTTGGAGATGGAGCTAAAGGCCGAACAAATCAAGAATTGGTTTGAGAGATTCGGGGTTATCAGCAGGGAGCGTGACTGGAATCAGGTTCACGTTTCAGGCCATGGCGATGGGACACAGATTAAACATGTCATAGATGGCGCAAACGCCAAGAAACTAATTCCAATTCATACCCAGCATGACGAGTATCACAAAAAATGGCACCCAAATGTTCATACTGTAAAGCAGCATGACTCCGTCAGGGTGTAG